The following nucleotide sequence is from Corylus avellana chromosome ca7, CavTom2PMs-1.0.
CTCAATCATATAGATATTAGGGGTggtaattgtatttgtatgaCGGGTTCTAATCGTGTTGAGACATGGTAGTTATAAAACTCAAcatgtttaatttaaaaatgtcAGACTTTTTAATTCTAACtcgctaattttgtattagattCGTAAGTCACTTCAAAATTGTCGGCCCTAAATGTTAAGTGTTAGATTCGGATTGTATCAAAACATGAgtatatataagactatatatataggtaaactCGAACCTGTTAGTTTCATATTGGGTTTGTGTCATATTcgaaaaaaaaactgaaattaaaaaacattgtAATTTACATTAGTGCCCCTATAGAGTGAACGAAATCATTAGTTTTTCTTCTCATTGCAGAGTACAAGGAGCACAACCATTCTGTTTCTTTAAATGTATATGTTTTAGTATATACAGccaagtaaaaaattaaaaataaaagcattatcAAAGGCAAACGCGTGTTGCTTGGGGCCATTTAATTACTCTAAGAAATTTGGCTTTTAGCCATGACTAAAATTGTCACTAAAAGTTTAGAAGTCCTTATCAATGGCTTTTATCGATGATTAATCGTCACTAATAAGTCATGACAGTTGATCGGTCGAGAAAGATGTTGTGTCGGAAACGACTTTAGTGTCGTCTTCGATATGtcattaattatgattttattaatttaatgcTTGTTGTGCATGTGATCTTGAACTCAGTAGGGGGTGTCTCTAGCtagatctctctctttcttaatCTTGATCAAATTAATGTGGGTCTTATTTCACTTGTAAAATCttgaaattttcattaaaattttaagcaaGAAAACATATAATAGCGAGAGTGGTGATGGTCTTCCAACAAATCTTTACATACTTAATTATGTCATAAAAAGggtggttaattttttttactgaattttaatatctcaattttcaaatatgatagagaaattaaaataaataaataaatatattggatCACAATGAAATGTATGCATGCTGACTTAATTTATTCTTACATGGTAGCTAGAGATCAGAAGAGATATCAAGTTATTTCAATTTCCAAGAAGAAAGCATTCAATCTCAATATCTTATTTAGATGAGAAGTTGGAGTAGGGTGATGAGAATGATAGAGTGGcatgtggagagagagagagagagagagagagagagagagagagagagaggacaaaAGGTGACGGCTGGTTagagaggaggagggggggggAGAggctaaaaactaaaaagcccCCCGTGAGGAGTGTTTGGAGGCATTCAAAAATCACAACCACGCATCCTTTTGTTGCTTCCTCTTCACTTCTTTCGATGGCCAATTTCACTCCCTCCCTCACCATCACGAGCTTTTGATTCCCTCCTTTCCCTCCCCCGCGTTACGTTATGCCAacctcttttttcctttccctttttgtCCCTCTGCCCCTCCTTTTCTGAAAACTATTTTAATTTCCGCTGAAATATTTACAACGGAATTTAAAACATACTCCTAGTCCTAGGCTTTACCTACTTAATTACATGCCAtgacttattattattattttttaattaatccaataaatatgataaatgagTATAAAGAATATCATTACTTCTTGTATGCCCATTAACTTGCAGATTATTTCTATATCCCAAAAAGTTGGCTACTTAGCTTGGCTACATGTAGATGTAGTCATAGTATGACTATGATATGATAGTAATGATTTATTAAATCCATGCCAAAGCTTGATTTGATATTTCTTCACAATagataacatttttcaaaacagcAAACCcaggtgttttttgtttttataatttgaaaagaTGTTTTGATGcgacataaatttaaaaatgattttgaatattttatgtatgaattatttgttaatatttttattttgaaaatagaatacaaaaattttaagaaacttacaaatctttttgttacttatgtacgaaattgcttttctttttcttttatcttttaggATATGAGTGGAATCTTATGAATTATTTGTACGTTCAAATCATACACAAAGTGGCCGGCCGGCTCGGAAATTCTCAGAACAAAAGAGGCCAgggtactatatatatatatatatatatatatatatatatatgtgtgtgtgtgtgtgtgtctaatTCAAGGAAGGAatatgttattttcttttccttgtttaaaaacatttattttatttggaattaaTGAAAATACTTTGTGAATTACCAAAGGGCAGTTTGGTAAGTTGAGGTAGAGTTTGTATTGTATTTTGTAGTGAAGAAACTGAGGCAGTCATGTGGGAAGCAAGGAGGAGATCATATCGATTTGAGAGCTCATCCCCCTCTTTTAAACAGCCTCAGAGCTTTGCAGAGTTGattggaagagaaagagagagcagctgaaaagtaaagataaagagagaaaaagtaacTCATGGTTTCTAGGGAGCACAAGAGGGCAGCTCTGCATGAGAAGCTGCAACTTCTTCGTTCCATTACCAACTCTCATGCTGTAATTCCCTCAGGCCTTTCCATCCATTGGCTTAATTTCTTCTTACCTTTTCtcaaggctctctctctctctctatatatatatataattaatcttcTATGTTGTTACTGGAATTCTTAATTGGTTTTCTTTCACGTCATTTATAATCAATTCCTAGCTATATATCTTCTAATCTCCTATAGTTTTCCGTGATTCCCTTGCATGTATTCAATGATATTTATCTTCTCATTCTCACTGTTGTCACAATTTAGAAAAATAGTCGATAAAATTAAGTTACTGGGGACTTTGCAATAATCCCAGAGGCTTTTTCTTTATCTAGATTCTGGGAACTTTATTTTGCAATAATCCAGTTAATTCCATGGTGCTCAATGATCATCTGAGGAaagaattattaattaatatataaaagttgCAGGATTGGATATTTCTGACTGACAGTTTCTGCTGTTCATGTTTGGCAGCTAAACCAAACCTCAATCATAGTAGATGCATCAAAGTATATCGAAGAGCTAAAACGGAAAGTGGAAAGACTGAATCAAGATATAGCGACTGCACAATCCTCAAATGACCAAAACCCATTGCCTGGGGTACGTATCTTTTAACATATCTattattctttcttctcctGGCCCCCACCCCCTGCAATTctaattcaaattattattattattattattattattattaatgaaatttcaatttgtcaaatatatattaacctAGTAGTTTATCTTGAGCTGTAATTTCTACAGGTTACAGTAGAAACCCTAGAGAAGGGGTTCTTAATAAATGTGTTATCAGAGAAGAGTTGCCCAGGCCTGCTTGTGTCCATATTGGAAGCCTTTGAAGAACTGGGTCTTACTGTTCTGGAAGCTAGGGTTTCTTGTGCAGATAATTTCCGGTTACAAGCAGTGGGAGGAGATGTAAGATCTTCTAGCTTTTTACACATATATAATACTTACCATGCATTAATAAGaatgttatttttgtaattaagaagttcattttctttaattttttggatcAGAATGAAGAACAAGCGGAAAGCATTGATGCTCAGGTGGTGAAACAAGCTGTGGTGCAGGCCATTAAGAACTGGAGTGGACGTACTGAACAAGAGTAATTAACTAAGCATCCGGCcggtgttatatatataatatatataaatatatatatctatttatctctctctctatttcgcTTTTACAATCTTCCATTTTCTTCCTTGTTGGTTGAAGATCACAAACAAGTACCAAGAAAACAAATGAGTCTAGGTTTACCAAAATTTTCTAGCAGGCGAATCTTGGCTTTTATATTGCGCAACAACAAGAAGATTCCACGCACTGAGATGACTCGTTGTCGTGCATGTACGCTTATATATAGTATTGGTTTGTAGGCAGGGCTTAATTATTGCttaaattctatatatatttcattaatcTGCCTTCAACTACTCTTTGATAGTTGCCtgaagtatatatatgtgtttcCATATTTGTTCTATATTAGATTGGTCCACTCTTTGTGGTTGGAAAGTGCAACGTCTGATATAATGATCATCTTGGTGGTCTTTTCCATGTTAATTTGTTCCTTTCGAGGAGTTCCAGGATCTTCCACTTTGCGAGCTTAGATGGGTCGGGTTTGGAAGTGACCATATCTACTACAAGCAATTACcacaaaaaggaacaaaaccaAATggttctaattaattaatggactAACAAATTAATAATGTGGCAGTACTACATTTTGGGTTTTATTTAAGCCTAAGGTTGTCATTTAAATTGGGCCCTTAATTAGAATATAAAATCTTGGTCAAAATTGATGATCCGAATAGCTCGGTCAGAATTCCGGTTGTTTGGTGTCCAAATGAGACCTATTGGTTATGTTTGGCAAGAGGCCGGACTGGAAAGAGACCcatgacccaaaacccaaaatttttttttctcaaaattaatcccaacatttttactttttacgttaaatcaatcattttttattactatttaaataaaaaaaatcactaaaaaacaaaattttttcacttttttatacaaaatattcttacttttttttctcacatcaatcaaatctactacagtACCGATACACTTCTTAAGTCAATTCCATCACGAATAAAGTAacctattaattaaaaaatattttaaaaaaaaaacaacaaagaaaagaataaagtgACCTATTGATTTCAATAGTATGTGCTACAAGAAGACCTTCAGTAACGACAACATCACGTGTAAACAATTCCAGGAACCTTGGAATCTTACCACAGTGGATTAAAAgttgttttgttgtatttacTGTCTTGTTATTAAATGCCATATCGCACATATAAAagtaattatattattataaaatgctgtattaaacaaaataatacaaaattcaatattataaataaaataaaattacttttcacactcattttatatcGGTTGACGTGActtgttttaagtaatttaaaaCACTCTACATCAGTTGATATGAAATGTATATGATAAATAGGTGTTAAGGGCGACACTTTAATTgttcaatatatgtaatatgttaTTATAAAGAAAACTAAAGAGATCGATCTTATGAATAGAAATTAGAAAGATTAATTAATTCGCTTAATTACAatgaaatcattttctttttggcttccATCAACGATGCCCTTGTCATCTGCACACAGAGATGTGGGTTCTTGAGTGCAAATTCATCATATCTCACTGAGAATGCTATATCCTGCATGTTTTTGACAACAAAGTTCAAAGCTGTCTCCTTCAACGATATGTAGGAACAAATATCTGAGATCTCTAAAACATCAAGAGCGTTCGATGAATTCAATGACCCAAGCATATGACGCTCACAAAATTTCTGCAAATATGAGATTTCGTACTTGTCGGCGGCAACCGACAATGAGTACACATGcttctccattttttctttaGCCAAACTCCCCGTATAGAGGAACTCCAGAAGACACTCGAGCTCTTCGAAGTTCAACTCCGACAGTGTTATCGTGTCCATTGGTGGTGCTTTACATTCATCTGAGTCTAGCATGTTTTTAAAGATTTGTGATCTGGTTGCctataacataatatataaaatcaaatgaTCAGTAAtaagattttatcatttttataaattaaatcaatattttatcccaaaaattagGCTAATAAAAATTAGATGAACCATTAATTCCATAtataagagggagagagagagtaaccAGTAAGGCTCTATGGGCCGGCACGGAAAGCCCATTATTGCCTGGCTTGAGCTGTATGTCGGTGTGGATTTGATCTTTAAGTGCAGTGAAGAAACCAGCCCGTAGAAAGCTTACTTCCTCTTTTAGTGCATCTTCTTTGTCCTTCCTATCCGACACCCAACGTGAAACATCTACGAGTGTCTGAAGAGAAGCATGAAAGAGATatcccaaatatatataagtataaaatagtataaataaggtttcatctttttttttacacaatttcttttccttctctatgtaatgaaaaaagagagagagagagagagattaggcTGGGCATTAAGTCCATTTGATATGATGACCATATGGGCCAGAATGAAAATTAGCCCGTCATCTTTTGCTCCGAGCTTTTGATAGGCCTACTGCCCACCAATAAATAATCTTGAGCCCATAACCCCCCAAGTATACCAAATCttctgaagttttttttttttttggtaaatataAGTTGTAACATCCTGGTTAGAAGATAAGGAGAAGCCCACATGAGGTGGGTGATTTATGAAGATAGTTTTGAGTGTTAAGTTATAAATTGTTTTAGTTATTAGGTGaactgggctttataagtgattctaaaaaagctctaaattgactatACATTTTGAAGTGATAACACATATATACGTGACTAGCACTTTTTCATGGCCGCTTATATAGTGGGAAACTTTCCAAACATACTAATTTGTTTGCATGATTTTCACCATTTAATCCAATCACACGCGATCAAAATCAACTCATGATATGGATTTATATAGTTAAGTATGTAATACTTGTGAAAACTATGAGAAGTAAACATGAAGATAATCAAATGCAGgaggaaattaaattaatgaaccaacaaattaagcaaatggagaagaaaaatgaaagtagAGCTTGCCTTACAGGAATTTGGAGGACTATGGTGAGTTCCTTTCTCAGTTTCAAGCTTGTTTATGAGGCTGATTATGGCCCTAGCTCCCTCATAGCAAGCCCCACATATTGTATTCCTGGGAGGCCTTAGTATAACTGGCATTGATGTACAGACAACGCAGTCCATCTGGGTTTTCTAGGCTTAATTGCTTGTGCAGTTGTGGGTTGATGAAACTCAGCTAGcgaggaagaaggagatggaagaATGAAAAGCAGAAgctgttcttcttcttttcaactCAATTTAATATACGAGAGGTTAGTTGGACCTTCTTATTCCATCCCTTGCTAATCATCAGTTCTTTGACAAGGAACAATTATAATTGCCCTTTGGACGATGCACGTTGTTTAAGCCTTAAGGAGGGTTCAAATTACCAAACTAGTCTTTAAAGGATGGTGTTGCCATTTTGCCTAAAGACGGCTATTGTCTTCTAGAAGCATTAAAGgttgaaaaatgagaaattttgcattttttaaccaaattatTTTACTCCTTCTTTAAGTCAATCCCCGCGTATTTCAAACtaaaatggtgaatttaatcgCTACATTTCAATGGTCAGTAATGAAAAATAGTGAATATTTAAAcgtttaaattaatattttccaAGTTCATTTTAACTTTTGGTAATCTACTTAATTCCATGAAATTGATTaaacaattatatattgaatgaaACAAAAGGGCACTAAGTCTGACTAAGATAAGGAGGAGGGCATGAAGgtcaatgaaattaaaaaaaaagaaaaagaaaaaaggggaagTTGGTGGCATGTCTTTTGAGTGTATTTTAGAGAAACAACATAAACAATAGGTGGAGGAATCAGAAGTTAGGAAGAAGAAAGGGACTTTCCAACCTTACAACAGCAAATATGTGCAAGGCAGCCACGTCCCAATGCCTACTTTCTCAACACtaaaattttcaacaaaaaaaaaaaaaaaaaaaaaggttgttagGCCAGCGGCGGGTGATATGATTGGGCCAACAAtgatgcatcatgcatgcatgtctaTCTTCTTGTTCGATGGTGATGCATATGCATCTGGGTTTGCCATGCATGCACAACAACTGTCAACAAGCCTCTTTTGATTTAGGACCCATTAATTTAATTAGTCTTGcatgaaaattatatattttgtgagGATGATGGTTTAGATCCACCATCCGTCACCACCATCAATGAAAGTTTAAGTTTCAAAATTCGGAGCTAAAGTTTCGAGTCTCTCTGGTTAGATCCCCAAATCCATGTGCAACATATGTTATGCAAACCGTGAtgggaaaatcatatttcacgcCATCAGCCAATGCCTTCTTGCTGATCTGCTTCTTTGGTTGTTGGATTGTAATGGGTGAGAATAGAAGAAAATCGGAGAAATATATGGAGACAAAATTAGTTTAAGGAATGGAAGATACAAAGAACAGATTTTTCTCTCCATAACCGAACAATGTAAACCAACATAATTTTGGATTCGGATCCCCGAGATTTCTACAAATCTCCTTGTGTcagcaaaattttgaaaagctCTTTATGGAGACCATTTGCCCAAACAACAACTCTTTTATCCGAACAAAAACCTCACGTCCGATCAAGTGAGCTTCATCGAAAATCTCTCATAATTTCTTATACTTTGGCCAAAGAATTGTCGGGATTTCGATCCCGTAAGTTtttgttcttatctttttttttttttttttcttttaagttgtGAACCACAAGgaggaaaataatttaaaaatgaaaaacccacTTGCTCGAGCATTGTTCTTATGGGCAACATAATTACATTCCCTCATATCTCCTACATCGGTAGGAAACGTTATCCATATTAAACGTAATCCATATTAAACgtgttgattaaataattaaatttatcttttgttatcgatttaagcttttgataaaaatagtaatttaacagcTTCACGTTATCCCTTTCGGctcactaaattttttttttttttttttagttaaaaaatagaTATTGGCCATTGCAGACAGGAAAAAGTGCAGTATCAAATTGCTGTGCTAGGACAAGAAATCATAAAACACAACGTCGTAGATAGAAGGAAAGAGGTTTTCGGTTCGAACTTTAATTTCATCAACAAAAGACCAAATATTATTGATATATATTAAGACAGCTTAATTTCTACAACAAAATATTACATTCCAGTTCTGCATAAATCCCAGATGATAGTTGAATAAGAAAGCAAAGAGATGGAGCCTCTaatgtatctctctctctctctctctctctctctcactttgaaGGAGGACTCTCTCCTTGCTCCGCTGCACGCTTCTCGTAGTAGTGGTAGGCGGCTGCGCCAGAGAGCACCGCCAATGTCAAGGCTTGTGCGTGCATCCTACCCAAAAGAAAGTGCACGCATTTTATAAGTATTGTCTCACACACAAACTCACTTCTCTGGTTTTTTAGATGAATAGCTCAAAAAGAAGTTCAGGCCttgaagagaaaaggaaagttAATTACCTTGCATGAATAAGCCTAAGGCTTGGCTTCAGGGGAGATCTTGTACGTGTGTAAGCCAGTGATGCCCCAATTCCTGATGCCCACAGTCCCCCTATAACACCCATTTCATTATATATTATCtaccagttaaaaaaaaaaaaaaaaatgaatatattaaTTGGGAAAGAGGATTAATACTGACCAATGCTGGTCAGCTTGTGCTCTGAAACCCAAGACTGAATTgcttccatcttcttcttctttttctttttcttttaccaaGTTCTGAGTATACCAGTGAATAGAATGAGTGGGGTGGAAGTGGTAGGCAGGGGAAGGTTGGTATTTATAATCGATGTTATGTTGAAAAATGTGGTTTTGTGTTTGTCGTGGCCCCTTGTTTACttgattctctctctccctaaaCCACTGGAAGTTTTAAACTAGAGGCTTCACTTATCCGGTTTTTGTTAGAGCTGCTGCATGTTTCAGACTCTTGCTCTGCTAACCTGTGCCCAATTGCTATTAGCCGTTGATTTAGATGAAATCTAGGAGCTGACATATGTACTCTCTGACTAGACCAGCGTACCTTTCACTCTAATTTCTTTACAAATTGGGTCGaatttataattgataaaatgattaagagTGCACCATCATGTTAGATTCGAATCATATCAAGATAAATCAATCATAAttcgacttatttaattaaaatggtcaAATTCTTTAACGTTAATCTGCTACTTTCTcatttgaatttcaattttaatcatcTAATTTCATGACGAATTTGTGAGTCATGTCATTAATTGTCGGCTCATAGACCACCACTCATTTATTTTCACCGGTTACTGTTGCCGGTTGGCCGTTGGTAATGGATTTTCCAACCTTTAGTTGTGTTCAATACTTTGAAGCGATATAATACATAAAAGTTCTCTAAAGTAGTTGGAATTCGGGCATTACAGTGGGTATCCTTTTCATCTTAAACAAAAGTTATGGAATCTGCAGATTTTCACGTGCCTGATTAAGGAGCTAGATATTGTGAAATTTTGACAGAGATCTTCCTCGCCTTTTCGACTACTATGGTCGGCTTTGTTGTCCTTGTCCGACAACTGAAGGTCGTGTCGACTACCCTTTGGGGTGTTGTTCTGTTTACAGAATTTTGCCGTTTATTACAGCCTATTTTGGCTGTTTCGGTTTGCTTGATGGGCCGAGTCATTTATTTAACTCATTCCCGATTGTTACTATGATTTCTCTATCGTTTTCGTTTGTGTTCATGTAATTCCCCTTCTCCTTCCCTcactttcaaacaaaaaacaaaacaaaaggaaaaaagaactGCCGACCAAGGCATTGAAGCCGTTGGATTAAATGGATAAATGGGATCTGAAAAGCCATTTAGAGAGCCcaact
It contains:
- the LOC132188144 gene encoding BTB/POZ domain-containing protein At3g56230; the protein is MDCVVCTSMPVILRPPRNTICGACYEGARAIISLINKLETEKGTHHSPPNSCKTLVDVSRWVSDRKDKEDALKEEVSFLRAGFFTALKDQIHTDIQLKPGNNGLSVPAHRALLATRSQIFKNMLDSDECKAPPMDTITLSELNFEELECLLEFLYTGSLAKEKMEKHVYSLSVAADKYEISYLQKFCERHMLGSLNSSNALDVLEISDICSYISLKETALNFVVKNMQDIAFSVRYDEFALKNPHLCVQMTRASLMEAKKKMISL
- the LOC132188348 gene encoding uncharacterized protein LOC132188348; protein product: MVSREHKRAALHEKLQLLRSITNSHALNQTSIIVDASKYIEELKRKVERLNQDIATAQSSNDQNPLPGVTVETLEKGFLINVLSEKSCPGLLVSILEAFEELGLTVLEARVSCADNFRLQAVGGDNEEQAESIDAQVVKQAVVQAIKNWSGRTEQE